In a genomic window of Prochlorococcus marinus subsp. marinus str. CCMP1375:
- a CDS encoding transketolase family protein encodes MRNSFATTLTEIARNDPKVILLAGDIGFRIFDKFIEEFPDRFINCGIAEQNMVSVAAGMASAGRRPIVYTIIPFLIMRSFEQIRVDIGINQQGVVLVGVGGGLAYDKLGSTHHAYEDIALMRTIPSMKIFTPIDPEDVSNCFIQSYNLAKSDIPSYIRLSKGGEPNITRIKEVSSNIKFLKSSNITSNLFITHGSISSLVVDALEDNKYSNVSVISISELSKDSLLKLTNLLIENLQLLKQVSIVEETFPTGGLHEALSSILMKENVPLGIKHICLDHRYIFDINNRVSLLSKYGIEKSIIQEIALKK; translated from the coding sequence ATGCGAAATTCATTTGCCACTACTCTAACTGAAATTGCTAGGAATGATCCAAAAGTAATACTTCTCGCTGGCGATATTGGTTTTAGAATATTTGATAAATTTATAGAAGAGTTTCCAGATAGATTTATAAACTGTGGAATAGCAGAACAGAATATGGTTAGCGTTGCTGCAGGTATGGCATCTGCGGGGAGAAGGCCAATTGTTTATACAATCATCCCTTTTCTTATAATGAGGTCTTTTGAACAAATAAGAGTTGACATAGGTATCAATCAACAAGGTGTTGTTCTTGTAGGCGTTGGAGGAGGATTGGCATATGACAAATTAGGTTCAACACACCATGCTTATGAGGATATAGCCTTAATGAGAACCATTCCTTCCATGAAAATATTTACTCCCATTGATCCAGAAGATGTCTCTAATTGTTTTATTCAAAGTTACAATTTAGCAAAAAGCGATATACCTTCTTATATCCGACTTTCTAAAGGTGGTGAACCTAACATAACAAGGATAAAAGAAGTATCTAGCAACATTAAATTTCTTAAGTCTAGCAATATAACATCAAACCTCTTCATAACTCATGGTTCTATATCTTCACTTGTAGTTGATGCTTTAGAAGATAATAAATACAGTAATGTATCCGTTATATCAATTTCAGAGCTTTCCAAAGATAGTCTTCTGAAGCTTACAAATCTTTTGATTGAAAACTTACAACTTCTAAAGCAAGTTTCAATTGTTGAAGAAACATTTCCTACAGGAGGACTTCACGAAGCTCTTTCCTCAATTCTTATGAAAGAGAATGTTCCCCTTGGCATAAAACACATATGCTTGGATCATCGCTATATTTTTGATATAAATAATAGAGTCTCGTTGTTGTCAAAGTATGGAATTGAGAAATCTATTATTCAAGAAATTGCTTTAAAGAAATGA
- a CDS encoding NAD-dependent epimerase/dehydratase family protein, with the protein MKILITGASGLVGRACQRIAFSENHSLSIVSSKSPINIETNYYARIEQIDKSEVFDLLIHSASATPNNSKFDEIKSINRIIDQDLCDLIKRASVKHVIYISSMAIYGNIDSSKIDETHLPNSPNKYGESKFYGETITANTCRERGTKCSVLRLPGVISQGMPSVFFKRAVANIACGDATTIRSNDSLFNNCVYVDDIYDTCISLYKNQNESSLVLNQHSKDIVRLYDLLNYIGKSLNKSPYIIESTMCNPSFLIENKSYDELLKTRTVYDAIDSFFSNYEIRASGSNL; encoded by the coding sequence ATGAAAATATTAATTACAGGAGCAAGTGGACTTGTTGGAAGGGCATGCCAACGAATTGCATTCTCAGAAAACCACTCACTTTCTATAGTTAGTTCAAAGAGTCCAATAAATATAGAAACTAACTATTATGCAAGAATAGAACAGATAGATAAATCAGAAGTCTTTGATCTATTAATTCATAGTGCCTCAGCAACACCTAACAATTCGAAATTTGATGAAATAAAGTCAATCAATAGAATAATTGATCAAGACTTATGCGATTTAATTAAAAGAGCTTCTGTAAAACACGTGATCTACATTTCATCAATGGCAATTTACGGCAATATTGATAGTAGCAAAATTGATGAAACTCATTTACCTAATTCGCCAAATAAATATGGGGAATCAAAGTTCTATGGGGAAACTATTACTGCAAATACTTGTAGAGAAAGAGGTACCAAATGCTCTGTACTTAGGCTCCCTGGTGTTATATCTCAAGGAATGCCTAGTGTATTCTTTAAAAGAGCTGTAGCTAATATTGCTTGTGGAGACGCTACAACAATAAGGTCAAACGATTCACTATTTAATAACTGTGTATATGTTGATGATATATACGACACTTGCATATCACTCTATAAAAATCAAAATGAAAGCAGTTTGGTTTTAAATCAGCATTCTAAGGACATTGTTAGGCTATATGATTTACTGAACTATATAGGGAAATCACTTAATAAATCTCCCTATATAATTGAATCTACAATGTGTAACCCTTCCTTTTTAATAGAGAATAAGAGCTATGATGAATTACTTAAGACTAGAACCGTTTATGATGCTATTGATTCCTTCTTTTCCAATTATGAGATTAGAGCAAGTGGCTCTAACCTCTAA
- a CDS encoding sporadic carbohydrate cluster 2OG-Fe(II) oxygenase, translating into MTIIENHSSLSLDIASKGYCIFDIENTDNYNALNDVLKDSLQQDNLQELHSCINTQDVNASRLKAYRSLNILSNWEELYFSLAKNKIEHFLGPDLAIQSKLNLSIQMPKDSTSVLQLHTDALSGQSIFELVLWVPFTPAFDSNAMYIFRPEISKIMLSDMPKLEKEGMSSLFNKYEKEATFIKIDPGKALLFSPTMFHGNILNITKSTRVSINCRFKNIFTHEASSGERRLGSFYKVLKMSEVTKLGLSYRDDLVSFL; encoded by the coding sequence ATGACAATTATAGAAAATCACTCTTCACTATCATTAGACATTGCGTCTAAAGGTTATTGCATTTTTGATATAGAGAATACCGATAATTACAATGCTTTAAATGATGTTTTAAAGGATTCTCTTCAACAAGATAATCTTCAGGAATTACATAGTTGTATTAATACACAGGATGTCAATGCAAGCAGGCTTAAGGCATATAGATCCCTTAATATTTTAAGTAATTGGGAGGAATTATATTTTTCATTAGCCAAAAATAAGATTGAACACTTCCTTGGTCCAGACTTGGCAATACAATCAAAACTTAATTTATCTATTCAGATGCCTAAAGATTCAACTTCTGTCTTGCAACTGCATACTGATGCACTCTCAGGTCAATCTATATTTGAATTAGTTTTATGGGTTCCTTTTACTCCTGCATTTGATTCTAATGCCATGTATATATTTAGGCCTGAGATCTCTAAGATCATGTTATCTGATATGCCAAAACTAGAAAAAGAGGGAATGAGTAGTCTTTTTAATAAATATGAGAAAGAAGCAACTTTTATAAAGATAGATCCTGGCAAGGCCCTTCTTTTTTCTCCAACAATGTTTCATGGGAACATATTAAATATTACTAAATCAACAAGAGTAAGTATAAATTGCCGATTTAAAAATATTTTTACTCACGAAGCTTCTTCAGGCGAACGTAGACTAGGCTCATTTTACAAAGTTCTTAAAATGTCAGAAGTGACAAAATTAGGACTATCATATAGAGATGATTTAGTAAGTTTTTTATGA
- a CDS encoding LIC12192 family sporadic carbohydrate cluster protein, producing MNVFGYVTSRQFSNFVLPVPAQNACLREYARSIDATYTLPPLEHYFDNCYMQLFTVINSLSEADILAIYSVSMLPEDNTKLENIVDLVFNKKASFYFILEAKKVSFWSELSPVLFSYRLRNILDEMEQPTLKFLRDIR from the coding sequence ATGAATGTATTTGGTTACGTAACTTCTAGACAATTTAGTAATTTTGTCCTACCTGTACCTGCTCAAAATGCTTGCCTAAGGGAATATGCAAGATCTATTGATGCCACATATACCCTGCCGCCTTTAGAACATTATTTTGATAATTGCTATATGCAATTATTTACAGTAATTAATAGTCTTTCAGAAGCTGACATCCTTGCGATCTATTCTGTTTCAATGTTACCTGAAGATAACACAAAGTTAGAAAATATTGTTGACTTAGTTTTTAATAAAAAAGCTTCTTTCTATTTTATTCTAGAAGCTAAAAAAGTCAGTTTCTGGAGTGAATTATCACCAGTTTTATTTTCTTACAGGTTGCGTAATATTCTTGACGAAATGGAACAGCCTACTTTAAAGTTTTTAAGAGATATAAGATAG
- a CDS encoding class I SAM-dependent methyltransferase, with translation MARYPKPNRSNLLKVRSEVTSEDCEIAKQFDYEYFDGPRRLGLGGYKYIEGYWSDVVTDFIDFYKLDSHSSVLDVGSGKGFMLFDFCRSIPNLRIRGLEYSNYCINNTLPIIRPHIDSGCCSSLPYESNSFDLAISIATIHNLDINGVKRSLRELIRVSKNSFIKVNGFRTKEEAAKLNEWNLVAKTILHVDQWHELFDEVGYDREWDFFVPC, from the coding sequence ATGGCTAGATATCCTAAGCCTAATCGATCAAATTTACTTAAAGTACGTTCAGAAGTTACTTCAGAAGACTGTGAAATAGCAAAGCAATTTGATTATGAATATTTTGATGGCCCTCGCCGTTTGGGTCTTGGAGGTTATAAATATATAGAGGGTTATTGGTCAGATGTTGTTACTGACTTTATTGATTTTTATAAGTTGGATTCACATTCATCAGTACTAGATGTTGGATCTGGGAAAGGTTTTATGCTTTTTGATTTCTGCAGATCTATTCCAAATCTTCGAATAAGAGGTCTTGAGTATTCAAATTATTGTATAAATAATACATTACCTATTATAAGGCCTCATATAGATAGTGGCTGTTGTTCTTCTCTACCCTATGAGAGTAATAGTTTTGATTTAGCAATAAGTATAGCTACTATTCATAATCTAGATATAAATGGAGTAAAACGCTCATTGCGTGAACTGATTAGGGTTAGCAAAAATAGTTTTATAAAGGTGAATGGATTTAGAACTAAAGAAGAGGCAGCCAAATTAAATGAATGGAATCTTGTTGCTAAGACTATTCTTCATGTTGATCAATGGCATGAGCTTTTTGACGAAGTTGGATACGATAGGGAATGGGATTTTTTTGTTCCTTGCTAA
- a CDS encoding UDP-galactopyranose mutase has translation MKKVLIIGGGFAGCAASHLINRDLKNYEVTLVEKSVYLGAGNKTQYYGGHPYTFGPRHFLTQDREVYEYLNALVPIRLCPEHEFITYVSSDSNFYNFPINEDDIPSMPDKENIYKELKSLNDVSSALNFEEYWIASVGKTLYGKFVNDYNKKMWLIDCNSEFDTFKWSPKGIALKKGPRAAWDVAISGYPYDKRGYDPYFEIATENTKVLLNTDIEVFDIPSKRVFFDGDWHSFDLIINTISPSVIFENVFGELPFIGRDLLKFVLPSEFVFPKNVYFIYFAGQEPFTRLVEYKKFTHHKSQHSLIGMEIPSLNGSHYPLPMKKWQAVADKYHKLQPDGVFSIGRAGSYRYEVDIDDCIRQAMDLVKAIS, from the coding sequence ATGAAAAAAGTACTTATAATTGGTGGTGGATTTGCAGGATGTGCAGCGTCTCACCTCATAAATAGAGACCTAAAAAACTATGAAGTCACCCTAGTAGAGAAATCTGTTTACTTAGGGGCAGGGAACAAAACCCAGTACTATGGAGGGCATCCTTATACATTTGGTCCAAGGCATTTTCTTACTCAGGATAGAGAAGTTTATGAGTATCTGAATGCATTAGTGCCAATAAGGCTTTGTCCTGAGCATGAATTTATTACTTATGTTTCATCAGATAGTAATTTTTATAATTTTCCAATTAACGAAGATGATATACCAAGCATGCCTGACAAGGAAAATATATATAAAGAGCTTAAGAGCTTAAACGATGTTTCCAGTGCACTGAACTTTGAGGAATATTGGATTGCCTCAGTAGGAAAAACTCTTTATGGCAAATTCGTTAATGATTACAATAAAAAAATGTGGTTGATAGATTGTAATAGTGAATTCGATACTTTTAAATGGTCCCCTAAAGGGATTGCATTGAAGAAGGGACCAAGAGCTGCATGGGATGTTGCGATTTCTGGATACCCCTATGACAAAAGGGGTTATGATCCCTATTTCGAAATTGCAACAGAAAATACAAAGGTTCTTTTAAATACGGATATTGAGGTTTTTGATATTCCTTCGAAAAGGGTATTTTTTGATGGTGACTGGCACTCTTTTGATCTAATAATCAACACTATTTCTCCAAGTGTGATTTTCGAAAATGTCTTTGGAGAGCTGCCTTTCATAGGGCGAGATTTACTTAAATTTGTCTTACCATCTGAATTTGTATTTCCAAAGAATGTTTATTTTATCTATTTTGCAGGGCAAGAGCCCTTTACAAGACTTGTCGAATACAAAAAATTTACTCACCACAAATCACAGCATTCATTGATAGGGATGGAAATTCCTTCACTAAATGGAAGCCATTATCCACTACCAATGAAAAAATGGCAGGCTGTCGCGGACAAATACCACAAATTACAACCAGATGGCGTTTTCTCTATTGGAAGAGCAGGATCTTATAGATATGAAGTCGATATTGATGACTGTATTAGACAAGCAATGGATCTTGTAAAAGCAATATCTTAA
- a CDS encoding TIGR04372 family glycosyltransferase, with protein MFIKLKQLYKKVDHALVPPHEFVSESSFSRFINKYIPDLFIKHQIGNIVPIFWYLSTLLFSPLSYLIYKLISQFYKFKILKIDLSQIGSILWLATIAADLKKHKYKGDILVAIPYFYRNQNQHIISYVESSKLANYIFIRNIFMRFIIASASWFKDSSIDTRHYECYKNNIYSEYSDNLSNSLKFNINNNINDPELEEARLNFIEYAGKKGVVTLNLRTSEFYKEKRISIRNVEPLDYFDVCSYLNSQGYSIAFSNSPGTELTNLLDESYISYRIYDKRDKIGQFENLLSLVACKYFIGTSTGASVIPLMFNIPVYWTNMYLPIWVPLKSNDVIIWKDYFDSNKIKISFKEFIELGLDSPEMMNFNALNRIHITVNSNSKKKLLSGLKLFLDLQKGNSNFDSLCLNYDADLIKNSTFHAKVRWSSGSKSFYIN; from the coding sequence ATGTTTATAAAGCTAAAACAATTATATAAAAAAGTTGATCATGCCTTAGTACCTCCACATGAATTTGTAAGTGAATCTTCATTTAGTCGTTTTATAAATAAATACATTCCTGATTTATTTATAAAACACCAAATAGGGAATATTGTACCGATATTCTGGTATCTCTCCACATTACTCTTTTCTCCACTTTCATATTTAATATATAAATTAATTAGTCAATTTTATAAATTCAAAATACTCAAGATAGACTTATCTCAAATCGGCTCGATACTTTGGCTTGCAACAATAGCTGCTGACTTAAAAAAGCATAAGTATAAAGGTGATATATTAGTTGCTATTCCATATTTTTATAGAAACCAAAACCAACATATAATAAGCTATGTAGAATCATCTAAATTAGCAAATTATATTTTTATAAGAAATATTTTCATGAGGTTTATTATAGCCTCAGCCTCATGGTTTAAGGACTCATCTATAGATACTAGGCATTATGAATGTTATAAAAATAATATATATTCAGAGTATTCAGATAATTTAAGTAACTCATTAAAATTTAATATTAATAATAATATAAATGATCCTGAGCTTGAAGAAGCCAGGTTGAACTTTATAGAGTATGCAGGTAAAAAAGGTGTTGTCACATTAAATTTAAGGACTTCTGAATTTTACAAAGAAAAGCGTATTTCTATTAGAAATGTCGAGCCATTAGATTACTTTGATGTATGTAGTTATTTAAATTCACAAGGGTATTCAATAGCCTTTAGCAACTCCCCTGGAACAGAATTAACAAATCTTTTAGATGAAAGCTATATATCATACAGAATATATGATAAGCGTGATAAAATTGGTCAGTTTGAAAACCTACTATCTTTAGTAGCTTGTAAGTACTTCATAGGTACATCTACTGGGGCTTCAGTTATACCTTTAATGTTTAATATACCTGTTTATTGGACCAACATGTACCTACCTATATGGGTCCCTTTGAAGTCAAATGACGTTATCATATGGAAAGATTATTTTGACTCAAATAAAATTAAGATTTCCTTTAAAGAGTTCATAGAGCTTGGTCTAGACTCACCAGAAATGATGAACTTTAATGCATTAAATAGAATTCATATTACTGTTAATTCCAACTCTAAGAAAAAACTTCTATCAGGGTTAAAGTTATTTCTAGATTTGCAAAAGGGTAATTCCAACTTCGATTCTTTGTGTTTAAATTATGATGCAGATCTTATTAAAAATTCAACTTTTCATGCTAAAGTTCGATGGTCCAGTGGATCTAAATCTTTTTATATAAATTAG
- a CDS encoding chlorophyll a/b binding light-harvesting protein, producing the protein MQTYGNPDVTYDYWAGNASVTNRSGRFIASHAAHTGMIAFGAGSNTLFELSRFDSSLPMGDQGFVFLPHLASVGIGFDEAGVWTGAGVVTLAILHLILSMVYGAGGLLHAIYFPDDMQKSNVPQARKFKLEWDNPDNQTFILGHHLILFGLACAWFVEWARIHGIYDPAIGAVRQVNYNLDLSMIWERQVNFLNIDSLEDVMGGHAFLAFAEITGGCFHAIAGSTKWEDKRLGEYDRLKGAGLLSAEAILSFSLAGIGWMAIVAAFWCSQNTTVYPIEFYGEPLNRAFVIAPAFVDSIDYSNGIAPLGHSGRCYTANFHYIAGFFAFQGHLWHALRAMGYNFKDLRAKLNPSAA; encoded by the coding sequence ATGCAGACCTACGGAAACCCAGACGTTACTTATGACTACTGGGCTGGTAATGCTTCAGTTACCAATCGCTCTGGTCGATTTATTGCCTCGCATGCTGCGCATACAGGGATGATCGCTTTTGGGGCAGGTTCAAACACACTTTTTGAACTTTCTCGCTTTGACTCCTCTTTACCAATGGGTGATCAAGGATTTGTATTCCTTCCTCATTTGGCCTCAGTAGGTATTGGCTTTGATGAAGCTGGGGTATGGACTGGTGCAGGTGTTGTGACTCTTGCGATACTTCACTTAATCCTTTCGATGGTTTATGGAGCAGGAGGCTTACTGCATGCTATTTATTTCCCTGATGACATGCAAAAAAGTAATGTTCCACAAGCAAGAAAGTTCAAATTGGAATGGGACAACCCAGACAATCAAACTTTTATCCTTGGACACCATTTAATATTATTCGGTCTTGCTTGTGCTTGGTTCGTTGAATGGGCACGAATTCACGGAATATATGATCCTGCTATTGGAGCAGTTAGGCAAGTTAATTACAATCTCGATTTATCAATGATTTGGGAACGACAAGTTAACTTCCTGAATATTGACAGTCTTGAAGATGTTATGGGCGGTCATGCTTTCTTAGCCTTTGCTGAGATTACAGGTGGATGTTTCCATGCAATCGCTGGTTCCACAAAATGGGAGGACAAACGATTGGGAGAATATGACAGGTTAAAAGGAGCTGGACTACTTTCAGCAGAAGCAATTCTTTCCTTCAGCCTTGCTGGTATTGGCTGGATGGCAATTGTTGCTGCTTTCTGGTGTTCACAAAACACAACTGTTTATCCTATAGAGTTTTATGGAGAGCCATTAAATCGCGCTTTTGTTATTGCACCAGCTTTTGTTGATTCTATTGATTACAGCAATGGAATTGCACCACTAGGTCATTCTGGACGTTGCTATACAGCTAATTTCCACTACATTGCTGGATTCTTTGCTTTCCAAGGACATCTTTGGCATGCCCTTCGTGCTATGGGTTATAACTTTAAAGACTTAAGGGCCAAGTTAAATCCAAGTGCAGCTTGA
- a CDS encoding inverse autotransporter beta domain-containing protein, with protein MKKFSKRSTLALGTLVAFTAFPSAQGDPTLKHKVSALPSNANSDFQEIHIKKPANVNHPADCNIFEDPRSIACIGPNDTVYQPKDRLDRIVLKGADYAGRFVPLLNNNAHGSAYTDLIVNDGKSLISDAGYGLVNSYSNQQIQKIPFFAQTTVSINGTSNSETSFSLDSLMKLREMATDDEGDIKTLLFSQAKLSKTSNSDGTTANLGLGIRHRPNNESMMGANAFLDYRMTDYSDSHSRLGLGGEYLKNGWELRNNWYMSMTEQKNVTVNGTVYTERVVPGWDVEAGYRFPNHPEMAVFVKGFNWDYKNTQDNSGIEGSFNWQATPHVNWEAWVSNEISGAKTVKNSDLPKTDETFFGLRFRWTARPVKFAKKNLKQNLVTQMTQPVRRRYEVLLERSTGGFQNRARGI; from the coding sequence TTGAAAAAATTTAGCAAAAGATCAACTTTAGCTTTAGGGACATTAGTAGCTTTTACAGCTTTCCCTTCTGCGCAGGGCGATCCAACTCTTAAACACAAGGTTTCAGCACTACCTTCAAATGCAAATTCAGATTTTCAAGAGATACATATAAAAAAGCCAGCAAATGTAAATCATCCTGCAGATTGCAATATTTTTGAGGATCCACGTTCAATCGCTTGTATAGGACCTAATGATACGGTTTATCAGCCAAAAGATCGACTTGATCGGATTGTTTTAAAAGGAGCAGATTATGCTGGACGCTTCGTGCCTCTTTTAAATAATAATGCGCATGGCAGTGCTTATACAGATTTAATTGTTAATGACGGTAAAAGCCTGATTTCTGATGCTGGATATGGCTTGGTGAATAGTTATAGCAATCAGCAAATTCAGAAGATTCCTTTCTTTGCTCAAACCACTGTTTCCATTAATGGTACAAGTAATTCTGAAACCAGCTTCTCTCTCGATAGTTTGATGAAGCTTAGAGAGATGGCGACTGATGATGAGGGAGACATCAAAACACTTTTGTTCTCACAAGCCAAGTTGTCAAAAACCAGTAATAGTGATGGAACAACTGCGAACTTAGGTTTGGGGATCAGGCATCGTCCTAATAATGAGTCAATGATGGGTGCTAATGCCTTCTTGGATTACCGCATGACCGACTACAGCGATTCTCATAGCAGATTGGGTCTAGGTGGAGAGTATTTAAAGAATGGATGGGAGCTTAGGAATAATTGGTATATGTCCATGACTGAGCAAAAGAACGTTACTGTTAACGGCACTGTTTATACCGAAAGAGTTGTCCCTGGATGGGATGTAGAAGCTGGTTACAGGTTCCCTAATCATCCAGAGATGGCAGTGTTTGTCAAAGGGTTTAACTGGGATTATAAAAATACTCAAGACAACAGTGGTATAGAAGGTTCCTTCAATTGGCAAGCAACGCCTCATGTTAACTGGGAAGCTTGGGTCTCTAATGAGATTTCAGGTGCCAAAACAGTTAAAAATAGCGATTTGCCTAAAACTGATGAAACATTTTTCGGCTTAAGGTTTAGGTGGACTGCGCGTCCAGTGAAGTTTGCGAAGAAGAACCTCAAGCAGAACTTGGTCACTCAAATGACTCAACCTGTAAGACGACGTTATGAAGTCCTACTTGAAAGGAGTACTGGAGGATTCCAAAATCGTGCTCGTGGAATATAA
- a CDS encoding Nif11 family protein, with translation MSKKDLSQFLEKIDNLNQLVGSLDEVPGRRERLASCERHEQVVELAKSWGFEIGRRWGE, from the coding sequence ATGTCTAAAAAAGACTTAAGCCAATTCTTAGAGAAAATAGATAATCTTAATCAATTGGTGGGATCGTTAGACGAAGTTCCTGGTCGCAGAGAGAGGTTAGCTTCTTGCGAAAGACATGAGCAAGTTGTAGAGCTTGCTAAATCTTGGGGCTTTGAGATAGGACGACGTTGGGGTGAATAA
- a CDS encoding ArnT family glycosyltransferase has product MKTSLSKNQYKKGIYLILFLGILICIWDLGSTGLVDETPPLFAAASRAMSETGNWLTPRVNGLNRFDKPPLIYWLMGIFYSLPKNNLWDPLGTWSARLPSALSTVAVMLVLGDTLMKWPSQFIVFPRRTAVVGAIAFAISPLVIIWSRIAVSDALLCSTLGISLILGWRSYANNKNKTWWLSWIILGLAVLVKGPVALVLAAMTYIIFGCIQRDCITLFKRIRPLKGVFITLIVSIPWYIAELFTEGKPFWDSFFGYHNFQRLTSVVNSHSQPWWFFVMMLLIASLPFTPFLITSIGQFFYTAFNFNSSYLIRPSQSLLTFSGSWMLSVFLLFTFAATKLPSYWMPATPAAAIMIALAANDTRNNKYKSASYIFLFLSMLSLAVILSLPGLWIFLIEDPEMPNLSYELLESGLYLRAAICFYITAFITLYFIFKPKVRSLFFIQVPLILFQFFVMLPLWKLSDTLRQEPLRKVSQELLVQQNNNEPIAMVGIRKPSIHFYTNKIILYESNDVVALVNLSDRLRLEVREKWLDSKTNLPSESDTLLLIIDNKTSSYEHWQELKPEIIGNFGIYNIWRLKTKDLEDRAISLKLKGVLPDWQEHKDERF; this is encoded by the coding sequence GTGAAAACATCTCTTTCTAAAAATCAATATAAAAAAGGAATTTATTTAATTCTTTTTCTTGGGATTCTTATATGTATTTGGGATCTTGGTAGCACTGGCCTTGTAGATGAAACCCCTCCACTATTTGCGGCTGCAAGTCGAGCAATGAGCGAGACGGGAAATTGGCTCACTCCAAGAGTCAATGGATTGAATCGATTTGATAAGCCTCCATTGATTTATTGGCTTATGGGTATTTTTTATTCATTGCCAAAGAATAATCTTTGGGATCCATTGGGGACTTGGTCCGCTCGTCTACCTTCAGCTCTTTCGACTGTTGCAGTAATGCTTGTACTTGGCGACACTCTAATGAAGTGGCCTAGTCAATTTATTGTTTTTCCAAGAAGGACTGCAGTTGTAGGAGCTATTGCATTTGCTATCTCCCCATTAGTAATTATTTGGAGTCGCATTGCAGTTAGTGATGCATTACTTTGTTCAACTTTAGGAATTAGTTTAATACTTGGATGGAGATCTTATGCCAATAATAAAAATAAGACTTGGTGGCTTTCTTGGATAATCCTAGGCTTGGCTGTATTAGTGAAAGGACCTGTAGCATTAGTATTAGCAGCAATGACTTATATTATTTTTGGGTGTATTCAGAGAGATTGTATAACTTTATTTAAGAGAATTAGACCGTTGAAAGGAGTCTTTATAACTTTAATTGTTAGCATTCCTTGGTACATAGCAGAGCTTTTTACAGAAGGGAAACCTTTTTGGGATAGCTTTTTTGGATATCACAATTTTCAGAGACTAACTTCCGTTGTCAACAGTCATTCTCAGCCATGGTGGTTTTTTGTGATGATGCTTTTAATAGCATCATTACCTTTTACACCATTTCTAATTACTTCTATAGGCCAATTTTTCTATACTGCTTTTAACTTTAATTCTTCTTATTTAATTAGACCTAGCCAATCATTATTGACTTTTTCAGGAAGCTGGATGCTTTCTGTCTTTTTATTATTTACTTTTGCTGCTACAAAGCTTCCTAGTTATTGGATGCCAGCAACTCCAGCTGCTGCAATTATGATTGCTTTAGCTGCAAATGATACTAGGAATAATAAATATAAGTCAGCTTCCTACATCTTCTTGTTTCTTTCAATGCTGTCATTGGCAGTTATTCTTTCTTTACCTGGTTTATGGATTTTTTTAATTGAAGACCCTGAGATGCCAAATCTTTCTTATGAGCTATTAGAAAGTGGTTTATATTTAAGAGCCGCTATTTGTTTTTATATTACGGCCTTTATTACTCTCTATTTTATATTTAAGCCTAAGGTTAGAAGTCTTTTCTTTATTCAAGTACCTTTAATCTTGTTTCAATTCTTTGTTATGCTACCTCTTTGGAAATTAAGTGATACCCTGAGACAGGAACCCTTGCGAAAAGTATCACAAGAGCTTTTGGTTCAGCAAAATAATAATGAACCTATTGCTATGGTTGGTATTAGAAAACCATCGATTCATTTCTATACAAATAAAATAATATTGTATGAGTCAAATGATGTAGTTGCTTTGGTTAATTTGTCAGATAGATTGCGCTTAGAAGTTAGAGAAAAATGGTTAGATTCTAAAACAAATTTGCCTTCTGAGTCAGATACATTGCTACTCATCATAGATAATAAAACAAGTTCTTATGAGCATTGGCAAGAACTAAAACCAGAAATTATTGGTAATTTTGGTATATATAATATTTGGCGATTGAAAACAAAAGATCTAGAAGACAGAGCAATTAGTCTTAAGCTAAAAGGCGTTCTTCCTGATTGGCAAGAACATAAGGATGAAAGGTTCTAA